One window of Candidatus Obscuribacterales bacterium genomic DNA carries:
- the fmdA gene encoding formamidase gives MPEVLFKVDLTKPMDQQEMPGHNRWHPDIPAVASVNPGDVFRIECKDWTDGQIKNDDNPDDIRDVDLTVVHVLSGPIWVNGAEPGDILVVDLLDIGALQGDEWGFTGIFAKNNGGGFLTDHYPNAAKAIWDLQGIYTSSRHIPGVRFAGITHPGLIGCAPSHELLAKWNKRESELVATAPDLRTYGAGLSGDQPVLAALPNPTNAILGSLPKSDYDRVAAEAARTVPPREHGGNCDIKNLSRGTKIYFPVYVEGAKLSMGDIHFSQGDGEISFCGAIEMSGYIDLHVDIIKGGMEKYGMVNPIFKPGPVEPRYSEYLVFEGISVDEFTGKQYYMDVHIAYRQACLNAIEYLKKFGLTGEQAYLLLSCAPVEGRISGIVDIPNACCTLAIPTEIFDQDILPC, from the coding sequence ATGCCTGAAGTTCTATTTAAAGTCGATCTGACCAAGCCCATGGATCAGCAAGAGATGCCAGGGCATAACCGCTGGCATCCCGACATTCCAGCCGTAGCATCTGTAAATCCTGGAGATGTATTCCGGATTGAATGTAAGGACTGGACAGATGGTCAAATTAAGAACGATGACAACCCAGATGATATCCGTGACGTTGATTTAACAGTTGTTCACGTACTCAGTGGACCTATCTGGGTAAACGGCGCAGAGCCAGGAGATATCTTAGTTGTTGACCTACTCGACATTGGTGCTCTCCAGGGCGATGAATGGGGATTTACCGGTATCTTTGCTAAAAACAATGGTGGTGGATTCTTAACGGATCACTACCCTAATGCAGCTAAGGCTATTTGGGATTTACAAGGTATCTATACATCCTCTCGCCACATCCCTGGCGTACGATTTGCCGGCATCACCCACCCTGGCTTGATTGGCTGTGCCCCCTCCCATGAGTTACTTGCCAAGTGGAATAAGCGGGAATCTGAACTGGTTGCCACTGCACCCGACCTGCGTACCTATGGAGCTGGATTATCGGGCGATCAACCCGTACTAGCTGCCTTGCCAAACCCTACGAATGCGATCCTCGGCTCACTCCCCAAGAGCGACTATGATCGCGTGGCAGCGGAGGCCGCCCGAACCGTTCCGCCTCGTGAACATGGCGGTAACTGCGACATCAAAAATCTCTCTCGGGGTACAAAAATCTACTTCCCCGTCTACGTCGAGGGAGCCAAGCTATCCATGGGCGATATTCACTTCTCTCAAGGAGATGGTGAAATTTCCTTCTGTGGTGCGATCGAGATGTCGGGTTATATTGACCTGCATGTTGATATCATCAAAGGCGGTATGGAAAAGTATGGGATGGTTAACCCCATCTTCAAGCCCGGTCCTGTCGAACCGCGTTACTCAGAATATCTAGTCTTTGAAGGTATTTCTGTGGATGAGTTTACGGGTAAGCAGTACTATATGGATGTGCATATTGCCTACCGTCAAGCTTGCTTAAATGCGATCGAATACTTGAAGAAGTTTGGACTGACAGGAGAACAGGCTTATCTGTTGCTAAGCTGTGCGCCGGTTGAGGGTCGCATCAGCGGCATTGTAGACATTCCCAATGCCTGCTGTACCTTAGCCATTCCGACGGAAATCTTTGACCAAGATATCCTTCCTTGTTAA
- a CDS encoding zinc ribbon domain-containing protein, translating to MPLYEFRCADCGPFEQWRAMAEAKNPMHCPECHEVAKRIFSAPSVMLNSSFRLREKPSAEPKLVKREEREPAANKYTNHTAGRPWMLNH from the coding sequence ATGCCACTTTACGAATTTCGATGTGCAGACTGCGGGCCGTTTGAGCAATGGCGTGCGATGGCAGAAGCCAAGAATCCCATGCATTGTCCTGAGTGCCATGAGGTTGCTAAGCGAATTTTTTCTGCCCCCAGCGTCATGCTGAACTCATCGTTTCGCCTGCGGGAAAAACCGAGCGCTGAACCGAAGTTAGTCAAGCGGGAAGAGCGGGAACCTGCAGCGAACAAATACACCAACCATACCGCGGGTCGTCCTTGGATGTTGAATCACTAA
- a CDS encoding glucokinase, with product MTILLAGDIGGTKTILRLVQTEGDRLTTLGEQTYASGEFADLVPMVRRFLQDTQRTETPPVNACFAIAGPVVNNTSALTNLSWSLEGDRLEDDLGLQHVQLINDFAAVGYGVLGLTADDLHTLQAGQPDPSAPIAVIGAGTGLGQGFLIATDDDHRIFPSEGGHADFAPRSELEFQLLKYLLEKNQITRISAERVVSGQGIVAIYQFLRDRQVAQESPEMAEIMLTWEQEIGKAEKSVDPAAAISQAAAQKDHLCEQTMQLFIGAYGAEAGNLALKLLPYGGLYIAGGIAAKNLELMSNGCFMQALQSKGRVSKLLDQVPVHVVLNPRVGLIGAALRASRL from the coding sequence ATGACTATTCTCTTAGCAGGCGATATTGGCGGTACCAAGACTATTTTGCGATTGGTGCAGACCGAGGGCGATCGCCTGACCACCTTGGGTGAGCAGACCTACGCCAGCGGCGAATTTGCCGACTTGGTTCCCATGGTGCGTCGGTTTTTGCAGGATACCCAAAGGACGGAGACACCGCCGGTCAATGCCTGTTTTGCCATTGCTGGCCCGGTGGTGAACAATACTTCCGCCCTCACCAACCTTTCCTGGTCTCTGGAGGGCGATCGCCTCGAAGACGACCTCGGTCTCCAGCATGTGCAGTTAATCAACGACTTTGCGGCCGTCGGCTATGGCGTTTTGGGATTAACCGCCGATGACCTGCATACCCTTCAGGCAGGGCAGCCCGATCCATCTGCGCCGATCGCGGTGATTGGGGCCGGCACCGGTCTGGGACAAGGGTTTTTGATCGCCACCGATGATGACCACCGCATCTTCCCCTCGGAGGGTGGCCATGCCGACTTTGCGCCGCGCTCGGAGCTAGAGTTTCAGCTTTTGAAGTACCTGCTGGAAAAAAACCAAATTACCCGCATTTCTGCCGAGCGGGTAGTTTCAGGGCAGGGCATTGTCGCCATCTATCAATTCCTGCGCGATCGCCAAGTTGCCCAAGAGTCGCCCGAGATGGCCGAGATCATGCTCACCTGGGAGCAGGAAATCGGCAAAGCTGAGAAATCGGTGGATCCGGCCGCCGCCATTTCTCAAGCCGCCGCCCAAAAAGACCATCTCTGCGAACAAACCATGCAGCTTTTTATCGGCGCTTATGGGGCAGAAGCCGGTAACCTAGCCCTGAAGCTCTTGCCCTACGGCGGTTTGTACATTGCCGGGGGCATTGCCGCTAAGAATTTAGAGCTGATGAGCAACGGCTGTTTTATGCAGGCCTTGCAAAGTAAAGGACGGGTGAGCAAACTCCTCGACCAAGTGCCGGTGCATGTGGTGCTTAATCCCAGGGTCGGGTTAATTGGGGCTGCCCTGCGGGCATCTCGACTCTAG
- a CDS encoding MFS transporter gives MSNSSGNSLPRQPLPLLAVLLAAGTLTAMTGGVVSPVFPEVVESLRVDPQWAGLLVSMHTLTTALFSPVFGILSDRLGKRQVLVPALVAYAVFGMAGALASGFWGMLAARALVGIASGGIAAASIGLLSTLYDGEARSRMLGYATSALATTSIFFPLLGGWLGTFQWQYAFLLYGLGIPTAIAVVLIIPERETAKGAGITLPQGEQRQELFRMLRRPSIAMLLATLLLASAVFYIVIVYAPLFYKQAIDADPTVNGAILAARAIGAAIISAVGASRLAKWIGRAKAIATGFLLMALMLMTIPFLTQVPVILLTAVGFGLGYGLVMPNLYDSLAILTTNDLRTSVLAIGTGMANLGQFISPLLLGPVWKYGGIQVFWLGAGLSLAIALVGGLKRSPGR, from the coding sequence GTGTCTAATTCGTCAGGGAATTCCTTGCCTCGTCAGCCTCTACCTCTCTTAGCCGTTTTGCTGGCAGCAGGAACGCTGACGGCCATGACCGGGGGAGTGGTGTCTCCGGTGTTTCCGGAGGTGGTGGAGTCGCTGCGGGTCGATCCCCAATGGGCTGGGCTCTTGGTGAGTATGCATACTTTGACGACAGCGCTGTTTAGCCCAGTGTTTGGCATTTTGTCGGATCGTCTGGGCAAGCGGCAGGTGCTGGTGCCGGCCTTGGTAGCCTATGCGGTGTTTGGCATGGCGGGGGCGTTGGCTTCGGGATTTTGGGGCATGTTGGCGGCGCGGGCGCTGGTGGGTATTGCTAGCGGTGGCATTGCGGCGGCGAGTATCGGTCTGCTCAGTACTCTCTACGACGGGGAAGCGCGATCGCGGATGTTGGGCTATGCCACCAGCGCTCTGGCCACCACCAGCATTTTCTTCCCGCTGTTAGGCGGTTGGTTGGGAACGTTTCAGTGGCAGTATGCCTTTTTGCTCTATGGATTGGGCATTCCAACAGCGATCGCCGTGGTGTTGATTATTCCTGAACGGGAGACGGCGAAGGGTGCCGGCATTACCCTTCCCCAAGGCGAGCAGCGCCAGGAACTGTTTCGAATGTTGCGGCGGCCGAGCATCGCCATGCTTCTGGCAACGCTGCTGTTAGCATCGGCGGTTTTTTATATCGTGATTGTCTATGCGCCGCTGTTCTATAAGCAGGCCATTGATGCCGATCCAACGGTGAACGGGGCGATTTTGGCGGCTCGGGCCATTGGGGCGGCAATTATCTCGGCGGTGGGAGCGAGCCGTTTAGCGAAATGGATTGGACGGGCCAAGGCGATCGCCACGGGATTTTTGCTGATGGCACTGATGCTGATGACCATTCCGTTTTTGACCCAAGTGCCGGTGATTTTGCTAACGGCGGTGGGCTTTGGTCTAGGCTATGGTCTCGTCATGCCCAACCTTTACGATTCCCTGGCCATCCTCACCACCAATGACCTACGCACCAGTGTGTTGGCCATTGGCACCGGCATGGCTAACCTAGGGCAGTTTATCTCTCCGTTGCTCCTAGGGCCCGTTTGGAAGTATGGCGGTATTCAGGTGTTTTGGTTGGGGGCTGGTTTATCCCTAGCGATCGCTCTTGTGGGCGGACTGAAGCGATCGCCCGGCCGCTAG